DNA from Daucus carota subsp. sativus chromosome 1, DH1 v3.0, whole genome shotgun sequence:
TGTTTTCATATTGGTTTGTTTGTGATTCTTTCAGATCTAATTGAACTTTACTAGacccttttttgttttttcaagaaatcaTGTCAATTTTGCAAGAAGATGATGATTCCATTGAAATTAGAGATGTTTGGAATGAGAATCTTGAACAAGAATTTGCTTTGATTCGTGAAATTGTCGATGACTATCCATATATCGCAATGGATACTGAGTTTCCTGGTGTGGTGCTTAGACCCTTGGCTAATTTTAAGTATATCCATGATTTCAACTATCAGACTTTGAAAGATAATGTTGATATGTTGAAGTTGATTCAGTTGGGTCTTACTTTCTCGGACAAAGATGGAAATTTGCCAACTTGTGGGACTAATAGGCATTGTGTGTGGCAGTTTAACTTTCGGGAGTTTAATGTGAGTGAAGATATATTTGCTTATGATTCTATTGAGTTGTTGAGACAATCAGGGATTGATTTCAAGAAGAATATTGAGATGGGTATTGATGCGAATAGGTTTGGGGAGCTTTTGATGTCATCGGGAATTGTTTTGAATGATAACGTGCAGTGGGTGACGTTTCATAGTACCTATGATTTTGGCTACTTGCTTAAGTTATTGACTTGTCGAGATTTGCCGGATATGCAAGCAGGTTTCTTTGAATTGATCAATATGTATTTTCCGGTGGTGTATGATATTAAGCACATGATGAGGTTCTGTAATGGTTTGCATGGTGGATTAAACAAGCTTGCAGAGATCTTGGAAGTGAAGAGGTATGGTATCTGTCATCAAGCGGGTTCAGACAGTTTGCTTACATCATCCGCGTTCAAAAAGCTCAAAGATGACTATTTCAACAACTCCGCGGAGAAGTATGCTGGTGTTTTGTATGGTTTGGGCCTTGAAAATGGACCTGAAACTAAGTAGAGTTCACTTATGTATGTTTTGTTTGATTAGATGGGCATGTATTTGTACACAATTGCCAAAAGGTTGTTACATTTTAGTTCgttattgatttaaattttactctTCTTGGTCCATCTATGTAACTGAACCCTCAGCGGGTGTTGTAGTTCAAGTGCTGTAAATTATTACAGTTAATGTTTTAATAACAATCTTAACATCTCAGTTAGTATACTGaggtattttagtttttaacacTTATCTAGTCTGATTTTAGTTCCTTGTTTCTATATTAAGAGGTATATTAAATGATTATGCATCTCTTTAAGTCATGCAATAGTAGTTgcatattaaacatatatatggATTTGGTAATTATGTAATTCTCCTTTTGATTACTCTGACTAGAAACATTCGGTGATACTTGAGTACTTAACTTTTATCTAAAGTTTATGTGATAAAAATACTCTTTATAGATACTCTTCGTTCTATAACTATCCCTTCATGCAGCTTGAACTGTttttcttcttagttcttcAGAAAGGTTGTGGGAGCTCAAAACAAATTGTATTCGTCAATCTTACCAGCTGCCAACTAATGTCTTTTCAAAGTGATTGTGCAGAAGGATGTAATGACTAGTACATTCTGCAGAGAGGGGCTCGGATAAAATTCAAGCAAGTCCAGAGATGTGTGACCTGTTTACGATGTGACATAAAACAAGATAACGTGATCTGAGATGGTTTTCTCTCTTGCTCTCTCTTTCGCACCTTCTCTTCTGTGTTTATTacaatagataaatttaatatttttttttcaaagttgtgATTGGTGTTATCTTTAGATTAATCAGATTTCTTTTGATCATCATTACGACATTACCtattattttctatattattaaTGTGTTATGCTTTTATTCTTTTTCAGTTTTGGTAGGCGAATCTAGCCaatcatataaatatgatattaaaaagTAAGGATTTTCTTTTCAGATATTTGTTAACTTCAGTGCTCCATCAACATATCTCTATATCTCATAGTAAATGAAGTTATAATCTGTATAAAAGATATCAATCTAGAATTATAGATATGTCAGTCTCTTAATCATTTGAATAGCAAATTATTTTCAGCTTGCGATGAATGCAGATTTCCTTTGGttgcatataattatatttacaaagcACAAAAGCACGTGCATCTATTATTGCAAAGTTAACTCGTTGCATATTACCTtgttatcaaaatataattgGCTGTTGGTTCTTGTTTATCTTGTATGCATTTCATTATAAAATGTGTACTTTGAGTTATCATTTAATGTTGCGGATACCATAACATGCCTAAGCTTATGTATGAAAATACTTGTATAGTATTCATTCACCCCCTGCTAAATGCCATCAAAATAAGGGTAAACTTATGTAAGATTTTTGTGCATTATATTGTCTTCAACGTAGTatacaatttctttttctgGTTTTGAGTAACACGTAGGAACTAGGAAATTCTGGTGGTTAATTATCAGATAGGAAATCTGAACTACTATAGTTACTTCTACCTAGTAAAGGGGCCCAGGCTTCTGTTGAAATAGTGCTATAATGTTTTAGTTGTGGTTGGTGCCGTTAGTTAAAGTTAATTTTGGTTCTAATGTTTTATTGCTATATAATGCAACTTTGTGTTCTTTACATCGTGATTGATGTCTTCTGGGTTGGACTTCACTGGAATCAATGTTCCTATTTCTCCTATATAGTCAAGTTTGTATCGTCTCTCTGACGTTCTTTATAGATTAGCTAAAGAACAGATTCTGAGCAGTTAAGGTTTCATTTTAATGGTCTAATTTCTGGATATATCTGCCTTGTAAAAAGAACCAAATATTTCTAGGACAGATTGAGAACATAAATTGATCAATATCAAAGGCTCTGGATGGCCATAATCAGGCCTCAGAATAAAAGATATTAGAAAATACCGGAGTAAGTAGTTATTTAATATTCCTTAATTACAATGATTGCACCAAAGGATTTTCTTTAAGaatagattttatatatatgttagtttTTGCATTCTGCTAACATATTGTTCAGCTGCTTATAACTAAGAAGTGTTATTTGCTTAGATGTGTTATACACAATTGCTTTAAGATTATTGACTTTCTATCGGACCCTACTGATCCACCCCATTCCAGTTCCAAAAGTTACTGAATGCCCTGAGTGCTAGAAGTTCATGCCAATCGTAATCGATTTCCTTGTTTTAGAACTATTTGTCAAGCATTTTGTAGGATTTACAAAAATCAGACATACCATTTCAGGTGTTCCTGTTATATGTGTTGTATAAGTATGTTTATACttcttatcatatttttaaactttCGATGATCTTTTATATCATTTAGTACTATGTaaattgtgtatatttattGATCAATATTTTTGCAATCCTCAGTTGCAGGCCCTTCTTATATATGAGTATGATCTGCAGAATCGACATATCTTCTCTGCAATTTTCATGAGTTCAGTTTACTCTTAtggtttatttaattttttgaaaggtCTGTTTAATTGTCAATgttttcttgaaaatttataCTCTTCTAATTTTCAAATCTCTGTCTTTCTTTATGTTCTTAGTGGAAACATCAGAGTGTATTTTGGATGCATACAAAGTGTTTAGGAAAATTTGGCAACAGAAAGGTCGAGTTTTGGATTTTATTGAAGATTTCAATTTACTTTCTCAATTTGGATTTGTCTTGTCTATCTACGCTTCATGCTATTTTACTTGCATTATTTTCAGACCTTCCTATCTGAACTATTTATGATTTTTGGTATAATTCTTTAGTGGAAGGCACTTTTAGCATCAGTCTCTTActgatattttcatttttctctGAAGATCTTTCGAGGTCAGTGATCAACTATATTTCCCTTAAATGTTGTTAACAAGTTGAGATCTATGTGTATAGTGTTATCAATTAAAAAATTCTGATGCCAAGGCAGACACAATGCCATTTCCCCGATCAAGACCAGGCACCTCAACTTAATAGTATGTGTCTTTCTTTGATAGATTTCTGTAACGTACCTGTGAAGTGGATTCTGTCATACCACAGGCATCTCGCATTTTCTACGAAATGACAAGTCGTAGGGATTGTTCATGTTGACTAAGTGTCTGTACAAAATCTCCAGAGAAAATGCCTCCCCTTAAAGTAGCATTCATATTATTTCAAGCCAAGCTTGGTGAAATGAATCAAAACTACAACCTTTGACATGTATGATGTTTTTGTGGAATACACATTATTTTCTGAGTAAGCCTAATCTAAAGTGTCACAAGGAACACGGTTACTTACAGGAATCAATATGATATCATCTTTTATTTCTGTTgttaaaaatattcataattatataattaaaatatactctATCAAAGTCCGGCTTCTTTGTGTGTGCTTCATTCACTTGTCACAAAACTATATTTATCTGCACTATTTTGAATGGCTTATTGGTTTCCACATGAGTATGTAAACCAGCAAAGCGCTATGCTGGGCTGCTGCAGTGTATCAATATTTTAGAGATCCAAAATAAGGATTGCGATGGAGATGCTCTAGTCATGAACGCATGACATGTTCCTCAGTGAATGTGCATCATGTTCTTGATACAGATGAGCATAACACCGAGTATGTGGTGGTGATGATTACTAGTCGAATCTAATGCTCAAAAAGATGTATAATTGCAAGTATAATATACTTAAAGATTGATATTAAGCTAGCATATGAACCTGAGTGGGGTGGAAAGTTGGTATTTAAAGAAATGATGTAAGATAGATGTTTCCCTCAATGTTAATTCTCTAAAACAGCTCCTTCATAAGAGAACTCTGAGAACTGAAAGCTCCAAAAAAGCTATAATTTTAAGAACAATGAGGCACTGGAGTGTATTGAATATGTGACCAGAAATGCAGATGAAGAAAGTTGTTTCTGAAATACTCACTCGAAATGCAGGTGTTGAGTATCTGCAGCGTCATGGCCTAGACGGAGGCACTGATATTCATAGTTTCAAGAAGCTGGTGTGATTATATTACTTATAAAGACATTCAGCCTGATATCAACCGAATTGCCAATGGTGCCTATTTTCCCAGCCTATTTCCGATTTCTTGACAAGGTTCGTTATCAATACTTAATTTTGTTTCTGTTTTTACACCATCTTTTTTCCTTGTCCTCTTCCGATTTGTAGCCTGAGCTCCTCCTCAACTTTCGTGTTACTTATGCAGAGAGATAAATTGGTGACAGTACAAGTGATAAGCCTCAACTTCATTGTTAAGAAATTATTGTTCTAAGGGGAAGCCTACACAAGCCTCTACTATCTTAAGTTGTTGTTACAAGGGCTTAATTTGTATATCATGCTTATATGTGATCAGCTCTCTGAGTTGAACAAAATATGGACTTGTTAGCAATGAaagaaattatgttttaatCTGGCTGCGTAAAATTTTGGTTTTTAGGTGATCTTAAATTGATGAAATGCTGTTGTAATGGATGTAAGAGGAACAAATCAGTCAGGAATAAATTCGCTTGAACTGCATTCGCAAAAGTTTTCAAATAACGAACCCAAAAGACtaatctagctgaatcaaaatcaagggtcgcgctcaagagataaccactccttaaaatagaaccatagaaccactagggttctgctgcagaaccctaaattttaagtaGATTTTTatgatctaaatctaaatacatgttttttttcatcgttgtgtgtgttcaaaaataatttaaaaatataatccatagatattgacattttttttgtgaagttctgctgtAGAACccaactaatacttaagttctgttgcagaacccttgcctaataaggtaagggttctatggttctctctctaatggttctctctagaACATGACcctcaaaatcaaataaagtttacTTTATCATATATACATGCCATACagtagaaaaaatattttaaaaatacatgtgattgcataaaaagtatattttattttttcttcgtatctatatatatttgcacATATTTAGTATCATGAATACAAGAATGCAATGAATTTATAtcaacacatatatttaaatcgTTATTAAGTAGGTAGGATCCAGTATCATCAATATAATTTGAACTATATCTTTATATGAGATATCTTTAAACATCATAGTAGATTAGTAGGATGCATTTATGTGAGATGTCTTTAGCGGGAATTTTTTCCTAAATATCTTCACATGAAATGTTCCGGAAGCATGCtgcgcatataaaatatatatttgcgcATATTTAGTATCATGAAATCAAGAATGCAATGAATTTATATTAACACATATTTAAATCGTTATAAAGTGAGGTAGGATTAATGATTCATCTAATAAAACTGAGTTGACATTCTTGAATTTGGTACGTAAGAATTCAGAATGGTGAAGATTTTTTGCCAAATTTCCGACGTGTACATGTCTTAAAAATTGTATAGAATATTAGGTGTAAGTTTGATCTTGCCTAAGAATAATGGTTCAAAGCCCTCCGCCTGGCGGCGTCTCCGCCGATCCCGGCCTTCCTACAAAACTCAACACACACACGCGACCCTCCTCTCTCCTCTATTTCTCCCCTCGCTGCCTTCTCCCTTTCTCCCGGCGGTCGACGGCGTGAACCGCCGGACGACACTCCGCCCTCCCTCTTTTCGTTGTTTCCTCCCAATCAACACCCTTTTACCTTCATCAGCGGCTCGCATTTCAATTTATGTTGTCATCAGATGAATGTAGGCCGGCGGATTTCTATTCAATGACGGAGATTGATTTGTGTTATGATATCGGGTGTCGGCTCAGTCTCGTTCTAGAGAGTTAGGACCGCGGCGATGGCCGAAGACGATGACGGTGACGGCCGTTGTTCCGGGATCAGTCGGTTTCAAAATGGAAGGCGTTAATTATGCCTTAATTGAGAGCATTAATCGCCTCTTAatttgtgccttaattgaggctTAATTGTCTCTTAATTGAGAGTTCAATGTTTGTTAATCGTGCCCTAATTGAGGGCTTAATTTGTCTCATTTATTGAGTTATAGTGATTTTGGTTTATTTTGACCCGTACAAGCATTTTAgcatatatttttttggttttaaattaattgtcatttGTCGCgtgtttggttttaaattatttctgcACTATTTCCTTCCTTAGTGCTCACTAATAATTTTTCGCTTAATGTCTACAATCTTTTTACAGGTTTGTATTTCAAGGAGTTTTGGAGGTAGGAGATGAAAGTTGAATATAAATGGACAAGCCACTGTAGCAGATTGATAAAAGTAGGGGTTGTAGCAGATTGACGAAAGTAGGAAGATACGAGTTTTTCTTGTTATTTCTTTGTAACTGATGTAATTGTGTTCTGTGGGTACTCTTTTTCCCCCTTGAGTTTTTTTTCATAGGGTTTTACTCTTGcggggttttaacgaggcccGGTTGGTGGGTTtttttttcggacattaaaggtcATATTGTCTAAACGTCCGAGAGTACTTGCTTACTCTTCGGTTAGATGGTATACTTTTTTGGATGAAAGAAACTCTGTATCATCGAACATTGTATTTTCGATACTCAGTATCAATGGAAATTTATTTTcctgttaaaaaaaaaagtgaggTAGGATTCGGTATTACCAACACAATCTGAAAAATGTTCATGGAGCTATATCTTTATAGATCATAGTAAGGTGCATTTGTGTAAGATGTCATTGTTTTTTGGAATATCTTCACATGAGATGTTCCAGAAAGAtgctacatatataaaaaattttaaacatatttataagtccgttgataggagagtcaaaatttttaatttttatattatttttatataaaaatacatgactgatataatatttgattttcttttaaaaaaaataattatctaacACATGCAATTAAAGAATTTATATGCATGTCAAAAAACCAATCGACCTATATCTTGTTCGGATGAGCACCGGGTAAACCCACGACGCAATcgaggaggcataatcacaactTTTGCTCCCTTCAGAGTCAAACATGTGACCAAAAGATACATGTTTCCTCTTTAACCTGGTGAACCAACCTATATCATGTggattttatcattttaataaatatttagataGATAAGAGCATGTCTTACGTGCTCTCCAAACAAGAtcctaatttcaaatttaaagagtATGGAAAATAATGCTTTAATATATTTCTGGTggcttttaaaaatttaagagcggCTCCTCGCTCttctcttttaaaaaatatctagacgttcataatttattattaatattgaatataatattcatgtCTCTCCAATTTTGTTCACTTATCTTTTCAACCTTCTTTTTCAGataatacaaattataaattgAAAACAAGTATAAAAGTATCTCAATGTAATTcctaaatcattttaaaaaaaataatataatagacGTGCGGCTCTTAACAAGTTAAATTAAATATCGTACGTGATAACTTCAATACCATTCTTTacttgtatataattattttttgaaaggaaAGTTGTACGTACATAGAAGTGAATAGAATCGCAAGAAtgtgaatattatattcaatagTACTTAGATATTCTTTAAAAGAGaggaaatagattttttttaaaattgtaaaatgtTATCTAGAATCTagaattcattaatattattctttcacatgctctttaaatttgaatttaattttttttgaaaaattcacTGTGTACATGTGCTCCAAGATTTTCCGAATTCAAGATGAAATACATTTGCACGGAGAGAAGTTGTTTCTGCAAATTATGTTCAATCCAATTAACAAACAGAAAGATAAATGGAAAACATGGAGATAAGGTAAACAATGTACAGGTGCACTGGACAGCTACTAGTTGCAAGGCTTCATTTACTGTAAAGCCAACACGTGTTGAGACCAAAACGCACAAGCTTGAGACACGTACCCCACACGTGTCGCACATGCAGGCGCTGACATAAATCCCAAATATAGTATATGAGTTGGTAAACACCATGCAAAACGAAAGAAACAAATCTGAAATCACCCAAATGGAGAAAAATAGTAACACCGGAGATGCaaacaaagcaaactctgaaaaaaccaaaaaaatagaGGAAGGGCTGCCAATAGAAACCAGTCCATACATGCAGTACAAAGATTTGGAAGATTATAAGCAAAAGGGCTATGGGACTCAAGGTCATTTGGAGCCGAAACCCGGCCATGGTGCAGCCAACTCTACCGACGCCCCCACCGACAGTGTTTCTTCTCATGCTCCTCTTCCATCTACAGATAAATCTGCAGTTTAATTTTtgctttttttaaaacttttttccaGTCATGTTTAAAGAAAACTGAGTGACAAAAAAGATTTGTAATCCTTATTAATTACAGTATTTATGTTATGCATGGAACTTGTTTTGTGATTTTGGACTTTATTTTAAGAGAGCTGTATCTGTTTTGTGATGTTTGGGCTTTTAATTTTGGTTGAGCTGTATAccatatgtagatgatatatgGACAAAGTTAGTTTTTGGTTGTACGTACACCTTAAAATTTACTCTCAGATTTTTGCTTAACAGATGTATCTTTCCAAACAGACATCCGCTATACATTTGAAACACTTTTTTAACTTTGAATAATTATGTTATAATATGGGAAACTcctagttatttatttatttgatttgatatattaatttatttcttgTTCGATTTCACAGCCAAACCATGGGCAAAGAATATTTTGCACAAAATATACAtgagaatttagaagataaaaatattaattgtgttaacataaatttgcaatttaaaatataaacattttgtaaccaCGTACTTATTATTTGTGGGTAATGTATCCAAAAGCCTTACAAAATTCATGCATCGAGTAAATggctatatttaatattattctattaGACTAAATGGgtctataaaatttataaatatcttgGTAGTGGTTTTTAAGATTAGGCAGTGGTTTTTAAGATTAGCCACATAGCCGAATATATAGTTATAAACATAACTAAAACTAAGATTAGTATAAACATTAATTAAGATTAGTATAAACATTAACTAGAATTAATTACAAGATAAACATAGCTAAAACTAAGATTGGTATAAACATGAACTAGAATCAATTATAAGATATATAGCATCATCAAAACTAAAGATGCACAAACATTCAACTTAATACTCtaagtttttaaaaatctaatctgGTTTGCTCTAAATAGATAACTAAATTAAGATTAAAgttattagatatatatattaatattaa
Protein-coding regions in this window:
- the LOC108204842 gene encoding probable CCR4-associated factor 1 homolog 7; translated protein: MSILQEDDDSIEIRDVWNENLEQEFALIREIVDDYPYIAMDTEFPGVVLRPLANFKYIHDFNYQTLKDNVDMLKLIQLGLTFSDKDGNLPTCGTNRHCVWQFNFREFNVSEDIFAYDSIELLRQSGIDFKKNIEMGIDANRFGELLMSSGIVLNDNVQWVTFHSTYDFGYLLKLLTCRDLPDMQAGFFELINMYFPVVYDIKHMMRFCNGLHGGLNKLAEILEVKRYGICHQAGSDSLLTSSAFKKLKDDYFNNSAEKYAGVLYGLGLENGPETK
- the LOC108200267 gene encoding uncharacterized protein LOC108200267; this encodes MEKNSNTGDANKANSEKTKKIEEGLPIETSPYMQYKDLEDYKQKGYGTQGHLEPKPGHGAANSTDAPTDSVSSHAPLPSTDKSAV